Proteins encoded within one genomic window of Thermococcus sp. MV5:
- a CDS encoding iron ABC transporter permease has protein sequence MKKLIPLLLSSIVLVLLGIVVGSVRIPFREIVSSFSLKTLKMALSSPNSLKGNTYIILQIRLPRVLLAYFVGVSLASAGTASQALFKNPLADPYIIGISGGAAVGASIAALYFPRYMGFFALLGALLAVSTVYRIAKVNGHIPVDTLLLAGIALGFFTSALTSYLLYVGRESVHNAIFWLMGTFNGAVWKEVRLVMLSSVLGTLFLFMSWKELNLLLLGEESISIGLDINLYRKLIIGVISLLTSFAVATSGIIGFVGLISPHAMRLVFGPNHKRLLPASALFGGSLMVFADLLARSLLSPTEVPVGIITALFGAPFFIYLLMKKKRGELLG, from the coding sequence ATGAAAAAATTAATACCTTTATTGCTTTCATCTATTGTCTTAGTACTCCTAGGAATAGTTGTGGGTTCTGTTAGGATACCGTTTAGAGAAATTGTTTCATCATTCAGTTTGAAAACTTTGAAAATGGCACTTTCAAGTCCAAATTCACTTAAAGGCAATACTTATATTATACTTCAAATAAGGTTGCCGAGGGTTTTATTAGCATATTTTGTTGGAGTAAGTCTGGCATCTGCTGGTACGGCTTCTCAAGCTCTTTTTAAAAATCCGCTCGCAGATCCATACATTATCGGAATAAGTGGAGGTGCTGCAGTGGGGGCTTCAATAGCAGCCCTCTATTTTCCGCGTTATATGGGATTTTTCGCCTTACTTGGTGCGCTATTAGCAGTTTCTACTGTTTACAGGATTGCAAAAGTGAATGGTCATATTCCAGTGGATACTTTGCTTCTAGCTGGAATTGCACTTGGATTTTTCACAAGTGCCTTGACCTCTTATCTTCTTTATGTGGGGAGAGAGAGTGTCCACAATGCGATTTTCTGGCTAATGGGCACATTTAATGGAGCAGTGTGGAAGGAAGTGAGGTTGGTTATGCTCTCATCAGTTTTGGGAACATTATTCTTATTTATGAGCTGGAAAGAATTAAATTTGCTTCTTTTGGGAGAAGAGAGCATTTCAATTGGGCTGGATATCAATTTGTATCGGAAACTCATTATAGGTGTTATATCACTCCTCACTTCTTTTGCCGTAGCAACCAGTGGGATAATAGGGTTCGTGGGTCTAATAAGCCCTCATGCCATGAGATTGGTATTTGGACCTAATCATAAGAGATTACTTCCCGCTTCTGCGCTTTTTGGTGGTAGCTTAATGGTATTTGCTGATCTTCTTGCGAGAAGTTTACTCAGTCCCACTGAAGTACCAGTAGGAATAATAACTGCCCTTTTTGGTGCTCCATTTTTTATCTATCTTTTAATGAAGAAGAAGAGAGGTGAGCTCCTTGGTTAA
- a CDS encoding ABC transporter ATP-binding protein, which yields MVKLEVKISFSYWKKEVLKNVFFSTKRGKLLAIVGPNGAGKSTLLKCLVGILKPQGYAKLDDIDLLSLKPKERAHYVSYVPQTSYPEFAFTVEEFVELGTYATGGSVEKALNRVGMGNRSHELVTKLSGGEYQLILIARALAQGSEVMLLDEPTSHLDINHALQVMNLLKELKEEKIIIAVMHDLNLALNYADILLVLNNGKVHWMGTPSDLVPEILEEVYHVKARIKDVEGLRLVTAF from the coding sequence TTGGTTAAGCTTGAAGTCAAGATATCTTTTTCATATTGGAAAAAGGAGGTTCTTAAGAATGTTTTCTTCTCCACTAAACGGGGAAAACTTTTGGCTATTGTGGGCCCTAATGGAGCTGGAAAATCAACACTTCTCAAGTGTTTGGTTGGAATTTTAAAGCCCCAAGGGTATGCAAAATTGGATGATATAGACCTGTTGAGCTTAAAACCAAAAGAACGAGCTCACTATGTCTCTTACGTCCCTCAAACGTCCTATCCAGAATTTGCTTTCACTGTTGAAGAGTTTGTTGAACTTGGAACTTATGCCACTGGAGGAAGTGTGGAAAAGGCTCTAAATCGAGTTGGGATGGGAAACAGGAGTCATGAACTGGTGACAAAGTTGAGTGGTGGAGAATATCAGCTAATTTTGATAGCAAGGGCATTGGCACAAGGAAGCGAAGTTATGCTGCTTGATGAACCCACATCTCATTTAGACATTAATCATGCCCTTCAGGTAATGAACCTCTTAAAAGAACTGAAAGAGGAGAAAATTATTATAGCCGTTATGCATGATTTGAATCTCGCATTGAATTATGCGGATATTCTTTTAGTTCTCAATAATGGGAAAGTTCATTGGATGGGCACTCCATCAGATCTCGTCCCAGAAATCCTGGAGGAAGTTTACCATGTAAAAGCAAGGATAAAAGATGTTGAGGGTCTGAGGCTTGTCACAGCATTTTAA
- a CDS encoding NTPase, with amino-acid sequence MRLFVTGLPGVGKTTLVLKVAEEMQGIGLKIGGFTTQEVRKKGRRVGFKIKAIDTKEEGILAWVGEGYPRVGKYVVNLEDLNRVGVSAIRRAISEADLIIIDEIGAMEYKSREFAKIINEVLKKEKPLLATVHRRYTERFRGMGKLYVLTTENREKIKDEVIKELKALFSFKD; translated from the coding sequence ATGAGACTCTTCGTAACCGGGTTACCGGGAGTTGGAAAGACCACTCTTGTTTTAAAAGTTGCAGAAGAAATGCAAGGCATAGGCCTAAAGATTGGAGGGTTCACGACACAAGAAGTAAGGAAAAAAGGTAGGAGAGTGGGATTTAAGATTAAAGCAATAGACACCAAAGAAGAAGGAATCCTCGCATGGGTTGGAGAAGGCTATCCACGAGTTGGAAAATACGTTGTTAACCTTGAAGACTTAAATAGAGTCGGAGTATCTGCAATAAGAAGGGCAATAAGTGAAGCAGACCTTATAATCATTGATGAAATAGGGGCCATGGAATATAAAAGCAGGGAGTTTGCTAAGATAATCAACGAAGTTCTCAAAAAAGAGAAACCTCTCTTAGCAACAGTGCACAGAAGATACACCGAACGCTTTAGAGGGATGGGAAAACTCTACGTGCTTACCACTGAAAATAGAGAAAAAATTAAAGATGAAGTTATCAAAGAACTGAAGGCATTATTCTCTTTCAAGGACTAA
- a CDS encoding cell wall-binding repeat-containing protein: protein MMAKKVFVGLFGILLLLSIVPTTTATEENGLTLVILVSDNEADLTLAQKLGESMNLTILITSWGVYDPNIIAEIMSIAPDKVLIIGGPAAVPKNYEEDLDDMGIKWARIWGDDRYETNIKVLEYVFENYPEILDNSKIVIAHGRDIGALKKIKVEKAFPVYIDTNKTENQTQILAMIKVTHIVIIKTPFSENATEIMEKKIRKELKVNVTKEEVNITAEMAWEAIEIAETKTLLAKELLENESVKVPAAERLLLLAEKELENAKEAYDEGKYGKAYGQAIAAKAHAEAVIRMAGEKREIMIRTNQTLKIKIRIEKLERITTKFEKIGLNMMEERTLLEELKDAFKEGDYERAEELINQLREMIKEKFHTEKLMIREKWKEREKNKYRPGKG from the coding sequence ATGATGGCGAAAAAAGTATTTGTTGGACTGTTTGGAATCCTCCTTTTGCTGAGCATAGTACCCACCACTACAGCAACTGAAGAAAATGGCCTCACTCTTGTAATACTCGTAAGTGATAATGAAGCTGACCTAACACTTGCACAAAAGTTAGGAGAGAGCATGAACCTCACAATACTCATAACATCGTGGGGAGTGTACGATCCAAACATAATAGCTGAAATAATGAGCATTGCTCCGGATAAAGTCTTAATCATAGGCGGCCCGGCGGCTGTGCCTAAGAACTATGAGGAAGATCTAGACGATATGGGAATAAAATGGGCAAGAATATGGGGAGATGACAGATATGAGACAAATATTAAAGTGCTAGAGTATGTCTTTGAAAACTATCCAGAGATTTTAGATAACAGTAAGATTGTCATTGCCCACGGCCGAGACATAGGAGCCCTCAAGAAAATTAAGGTCGAAAAGGCTTTTCCTGTGTATATAGACACTAACAAGACTGAGAACCAAACTCAGATACTTGCCATGATCAAAGTAACTCATATTGTAATAATAAAAACACCATTTTCAGAAAATGCGACAGAAATAATGGAAAAAAAGATAAGAAAAGAACTGAAAGTCAACGTAACCAAAGAGGAAGTCAATATAACAGCTGAAATGGCATGGGAGGCCATAGAAATTGCTGAGACCAAAACACTACTTGCTAAGGAGCTATTGGAAAACGAAAGTGTGAAAGTTCCAGCTGCCGAGAGACTTCTACTCCTTGCAGAGAAGGAACTTGAAAATGCTAAAGAAGCATACGATGAAGGAAAATACGGAAAAGCTTATGGCCAAGCAATAGCAGCCAAAGCACATGCAGAAGCTGTGATTAGAATGGCAGGTGAAAAACGAGAAATCATGATCAGGACAAATCAAACCCTCAAAATCAAAATCAGAATAGAGAAACTCGAACGAATTACAACTAAATTCGAGAAAATAGGACTTAACATGATGGAAGAAAGAACACTACTTGAGGAACTCAAGGATGCATTCAAAGAAGGCGACTACGAACGAGCAGAGGAGTTAATTAACCAGCTGAGGGAGATGATAAAAGAAAAGTTCCACACAGAGAAACTAATGATAAGAGAGAAATGGAAAGAGAGAGAAAAGAATAAGTATAGACCCGGTAAGGGCTAG
- the mtnA gene encoding S-methyl-5-thioribose-1-phosphate isomerase produces the protein MKIKYKPEELTRLPRSVEFREGKVHIIDQLLLPKEFKVISLETIEEVARAIRTLQVRGAPAIGATAAYGLALLAEKCKIENKEKFLDEFYGAFEVLKNTRPTAVNLFWALNRIKDIVEEHREESLDKIKSLIVEEAHKIADEDVEANLRMGHYGAEILPEGNILTHCNAGSLATVHLGTVGAALRVMHREGKLKLLWVDETRPVLQGARLSAWEYHYDGIPLKLISDNMAGFVMQQGKVDAIIVGADRIVANGDFANKIGTYSLAVLAKEHNIPFFTIAPLSTIDMSLKSGKEIPIEERPRDEVLTCGGCKIAPDVDVYNPAFDVTPHKYLTAIITDRGVVYPPFERNLKKLFE, from the coding sequence ATGAAAATAAAGTATAAACCTGAGGAATTGACGAGACTTCCTAGAAGCGTGGAATTTAGAGAGGGGAAGGTCCATATAATCGATCAGCTCTTGCTTCCAAAAGAGTTTAAAGTAATATCATTGGAGACTATTGAAGAGGTGGCCAGGGCAATAAGAACTCTACAGGTTAGGGGAGCTCCGGCTATAGGTGCAACCGCTGCTTATGGGCTTGCACTGCTTGCTGAAAAGTGTAAAATAGAAAATAAAGAGAAGTTTTTAGATGAGTTCTACGGAGCTTTTGAGGTTTTAAAGAATACACGACCAACAGCTGTAAATCTTTTCTGGGCTCTTAATAGGATTAAGGATATTGTGGAAGAACACAGAGAGGAGAGTCTTGATAAAATAAAAAGTCTGATCGTTGAAGAGGCACATAAAATAGCAGATGAGGACGTAGAGGCAAACCTCAGAATGGGTCATTATGGGGCTGAAATTCTTCCTGAAGGGAACATTTTAACTCATTGTAATGCTGGAAGCTTAGCAACAGTGCATCTCGGTACAGTAGGAGCAGCTTTGAGAGTAATGCACAGAGAAGGTAAATTGAAGCTCTTATGGGTGGATGAGACAAGGCCAGTTCTCCAGGGGGCTAGACTCTCAGCTTGGGAGTACCATTATGATGGGATTCCATTAAAACTGATAAGTGATAACATGGCAGGCTTTGTAATGCAACAAGGAAAAGTAGATGCAATAATTGTTGGGGCAGATAGAATTGTGGCAAATGGTGATTTTGCCAATAAGATTGGGACTTACTCTTTAGCAGTACTTGCAAAGGAGCACAACATACCCTTCTTCACAATTGCACCTTTGTCGACAATAGACATGAGTCTTAAGAGTGGTAAAGAAATCCCAATTGAAGAGCGACCAAGGGATGAAGTCTTAACATGCGGGGGATGTAAAATAGCTCCGGATGTCGATGTTTACAACCCGGCTTTTGACGTAACTCCGCACAAATACCTCACAGCAATAATCACCGATAGGGGGGTAGTCTATCCTCCTTTTGAGAGAAATTTAAAGAAACTCTTTGAATAA
- a CDS encoding iron-containing alcohol dehydrogenase codes for MKFFGLKTRIIIGEGSLRYVQSIARNYERVMVLSSKSMRIHGFLNEVMDYVEEAGADVDAMEGLPAEPDYEDVEELIPRVKAFSPDLLIALGGGSVIDITKAVKVFYDAPELGFEEVAFFSRFTKPAKAIPKLKTPLVAIPSTSGAGSEVSAASVLRKDGVKYNLVSYEIAPEYAILDPRLPRTMPEDVARNSGLDVLVHGIEAYTTNSTTPFSDAMAIKAIKTVFKWLPLSVKGDEKAREKVHYAATMAGIAFLNARLGMCHSMSHKAAWIAPHGLLNAIFLPYVIEFNMKSEYARKKYAEIAREVGFNTAEELIEVVKEFNEMLGVPALSKVVNEDVFLLKVSEMADMAYADPLISFNPVEPSVDDIKELYRKAYYAE; via the coding sequence ATGAAGTTCTTTGGCTTAAAGACAAGGATAATAATTGGAGAAGGAAGCCTTCGATATGTTCAGAGTATTGCAAGAAATTATGAGAGAGTTATGGTCCTTTCCAGCAAATCTATGCGAATTCACGGGTTTCTCAATGAGGTTATGGACTATGTGGAAGAAGCTGGGGCAGATGTGGATGCCATGGAAGGGTTACCTGCTGAACCTGATTATGAAGATGTTGAAGAGTTAATACCGAGAGTTAAGGCTTTTTCTCCAGATTTGCTTATAGCTCTTGGAGGGGGAAGTGTAATAGATATCACAAAGGCCGTAAAGGTCTTCTATGATGCACCGGAACTCGGCTTTGAGGAGGTAGCATTTTTTAGCAGGTTTACAAAGCCTGCAAAGGCTATACCAAAACTTAAAACCCCATTAGTGGCAATCCCATCTACAAGTGGGGCTGGAAGTGAGGTCTCTGCTGCGAGCGTGCTCAGGAAAGACGGAGTAAAATACAACCTCGTTTCATATGAGATTGCTCCGGAGTATGCGATTCTTGATCCACGGCTGCCAAGAACAATGCCAGAGGACGTTGCTAGAAATTCAGGTTTAGACGTTTTAGTTCATGGAATTGAGGCATACACCACTAATTCCACAACTCCATTCAGTGATGCCATGGCGATAAAAGCAATAAAAACTGTTTTTAAGTGGCTCCCATTGTCTGTTAAAGGAGATGAGAAAGCTAGGGAGAAAGTTCATTATGCGGCAACAATGGCAGGAATAGCGTTTTTAAATGCTCGTCTTGGCATGTGCCATAGTATGAGTCATAAAGCTGCTTGGATAGCTCCACATGGCCTGCTTAATGCGATCTTCTTACCATACGTAATTGAATTCAATATGAAGAGTGAGTATGCAAGGAAAAAGTATGCAGAGATAGCTAGAGAGGTTGGATTTAATACAGCTGAGGAACTTATTGAAGTTGTGAAGGAATTCAATGAGATGCTTGGTGTTCCAGCACTTAGTAAGGTAGTGAATGAGGATGTATTCCTCTTGAAAGTCAGTGAAATGGCAGATATGGCCTATGCTGACCCATTGATAAGCTTTAACCCTGTTGAACCAAGTGTGGATGATATCAAGGAGCTTTATAGAAAGGCGTACTATGCCGAGTAG
- a CDS encoding DEAD/DEAH box helicase gives MHFLLKRAIQERFGSLNELQIRAFEEVSSGRSVLIVAPTGSGKTEAAVLPVFNAILEEGLKPISVLYIAPLKALNRDLLDRLIWWGEKLNLDVAVRHGDTSAYRKSKQVKKPPHMLIITPETLGVILTMKSLRKALSNVRFVIVDEIVELVDNKRGIQLSLALERLAEITDFQRIGLSATVGNEEEIKAWLKADIVIKPTITKRCKVKVLFPQPDEKDFELSRELSIPLDVATRLRVLWEIIERYERGLIFTNTRQFAEILAHRLKAWGKPVEVHHGSLSKEARIQAERALKEGKVKALVCTSSMELGIDIGDVDVVVQYMSPRQVNRLVQRIGRSKHRVGEISEGYIITTNMEDYLESLIIAKRALEGKLEAVRPYENALDVLAHFVVGLLIERKKLPREVPFEIAKRAYSYRNLSWDEYGAVLNMLNDARLVGYDEESGLLYLRRGAYQYYYENLSTIPDEISYRVFDIKTGKIVGRLDEKFVMDLEEGMEFIMHGRSWIILGIDEESRLLKVRESKSLESAVPSWEGEMIPVPFEVAIEVGKLKRDLLFDVVSAKRVISNVGFDEKELEFVRTLLEKQKPLGTDRDIGIESTPKALVIHADFGNQVNESIGRFLMAFLTAKYGKVFAMKAQAHAIVLHTPFQLNPNEVKNHLLQDHRVLEFVIARELRGSTAYRWRMLNVAKRMGALRREAKIRKVERLFEGTIIEKETLNELFHDKLDIKQAETVLKALKEGKIRIKVNLGREPSPLATLNLTVGGEFLVSGELEKDEILILFKERLLNTEVALVCTNCGWRSTTRVSRLKNRVKDLQCPKCSSLMIAVAHPIDAELFVSALKKLKRREKLEKEEESAYRRLLKASDLVKAYGFDGVLALASYGVGPDTAARLLSQYRGEVLLVALLEAERRYIRTRRFWKE, from the coding sequence ATGCACTTTCTCTTAAAAAGGGCAATACAAGAAAGATTTGGAAGTCTTAATGAGCTCCAAATAAGGGCTTTTGAAGAGGTTAGTTCTGGAAGGAGTGTCCTAATTGTTGCTCCTACCGGTAGTGGAAAGACTGAGGCTGCAGTGTTACCAGTTTTTAATGCAATCCTCGAAGAAGGCCTGAAACCAATTTCTGTTCTCTATATAGCACCTTTAAAGGCCCTTAATAGGGATTTACTTGATAGGTTAATCTGGTGGGGAGAAAAACTTAATTTGGATGTGGCAGTTAGGCATGGAGACACTTCTGCATATAGGAAATCTAAACAAGTGAAAAAGCCTCCTCATATGTTAATAATAACTCCTGAAACCCTTGGAGTTATTCTCACAATGAAGTCTCTTCGCAAAGCTCTATCCAATGTCAGGTTTGTAATTGTTGATGAGATAGTGGAACTTGTTGATAATAAAAGGGGAATACAACTTAGCTTAGCTCTTGAAAGATTGGCGGAAATAACTGATTTCCAGAGAATTGGACTTTCTGCAACTGTAGGAAATGAAGAAGAAATCAAAGCATGGCTTAAAGCTGATATTGTCATAAAACCCACAATAACTAAGAGGTGTAAGGTTAAGGTTTTATTCCCACAACCTGATGAAAAGGACTTTGAACTTTCCAGAGAGCTTAGTATTCCATTGGATGTTGCTACTCGACTCAGAGTGCTCTGGGAGATAATAGAGCGATATGAAAGGGGATTGATTTTTACAAACACAAGGCAGTTTGCTGAGATTTTAGCTCATAGACTTAAGGCCTGGGGAAAGCCCGTTGAAGTTCATCATGGGAGCCTCTCAAAAGAGGCTAGAATTCAAGCAGAAAGAGCTCTTAAAGAGGGAAAAGTAAAGGCCCTTGTATGTACATCATCAATGGAGCTTGGAATAGACATAGGGGATGTGGATGTTGTAGTCCAGTATATGAGTCCAAGACAGGTAAACAGGCTTGTCCAACGGATTGGAAGGTCAAAACATAGGGTAGGAGAGATAAGCGAAGGTTATATCATCACGACAAATATGGAAGACTATTTGGAAAGTTTAATAATCGCTAAGAGGGCCCTAGAAGGTAAGCTAGAAGCTGTGAGACCCTATGAAAATGCTCTAGATGTTCTGGCTCATTTTGTAGTTGGGCTTCTAATAGAACGCAAAAAACTTCCAAGGGAAGTCCCATTTGAAATAGCTAAAAGGGCATACTCTTATAGAAATCTAAGCTGGGACGAGTATGGTGCGGTTCTAAACATGTTAAATGATGCTCGGTTAGTAGGTTATGATGAAGAGAGCGGGTTATTATACCTGAGAAGGGGGGCATATCAGTACTATTATGAGAATCTTTCCACGATTCCAGATGAAATTAGTTACAGGGTTTTTGACATCAAAACTGGTAAAATTGTTGGTCGTCTGGATGAGAAGTTTGTGATGGATCTTGAAGAAGGAATGGAGTTTATCATGCATGGGAGGAGCTGGATAATTTTGGGGATAGATGAGGAGAGTAGGCTTCTTAAAGTTAGGGAAAGTAAAAGCTTAGAAAGTGCAGTTCCAAGCTGGGAAGGCGAGATGATCCCCGTGCCGTTTGAGGTGGCTATTGAAGTTGGGAAACTTAAAAGAGACCTTCTTTTTGATGTTGTCTCCGCTAAGAGAGTAATATCAAATGTAGGTTTTGATGAAAAAGAGCTTGAATTTGTGAGGACACTTCTTGAAAAGCAAAAACCTTTGGGAACGGATAGGGATATTGGGATAGAGTCCACTCCAAAAGCTCTTGTGATTCATGCTGATTTTGGGAACCAGGTTAACGAGAGTATTGGAAGATTTCTCATGGCATTTTTGACAGCAAAGTATGGCAAAGTATTTGCAATGAAAGCTCAAGCTCATGCGATAGTACTTCACACTCCGTTCCAGCTCAATCCCAATGAAGTCAAGAACCACCTCCTTCAAGACCACAGGGTTCTCGAGTTTGTGATAGCTAGAGAATTGAGAGGGAGCACGGCCTATCGGTGGAGAATGCTCAATGTGGCAAAAAGAATGGGGGCTCTAAGAAGGGAGGCTAAAATAAGAAAAGTCGAGAGGCTTTTTGAAGGCACAATTATTGAGAAAGAGACTTTAAATGAACTTTTCCATGATAAACTTGATATTAAGCAGGCGGAAACAGTTTTAAAGGCCCTAAAGGAGGGTAAAATTAGAATCAAAGTAAATCTGGGGAGAGAACCCTCTCCACTTGCAACTCTTAACTTAACTGTTGGTGGAGAGTTTCTAGTAAGTGGGGAACTGGAAAAGGATGAAATATTGATTCTCTTCAAAGAGCGTCTCTTAAATACGGAAGTAGCTTTAGTATGCACAAATTGTGGATGGAGGAGTACTACAAGAGTTTCACGCTTAAAAAACCGAGTTAAAGATCTACAATGCCCCAAATGCTCTTCTCTAATGATAGCTGTAGCTCATCCAATAGATGCTGAGCTCTTTGTTTCGGCTTTAAAGAAGCTTAAACGTAGGGAAAAATTAGAAAAAGAAGAAGAAAGTGCCTATAGGAGATTACTAAAAGCAAGTGATCTTGTAAAAGCCTATGGGTTTGATGGGGTCTTGGCCTTGGCGAGCTATGGGGTAGGTCCAGATACGGCTGCAAGGCTTTTAAGTCAATATCGAGGAGAGGTTCTTCTTGTGGCTCTTCTTGAGGCTGAGAGGAGATATATAAGAACAAGACGGTTTTGGAAAGAGTGA
- a CDS encoding M20/M25/M40 family metallo-hydrolase: MKAERAKEILVELLKIPSPSDHEDRLALHIMEFLHKLDYEVHIESDGRVIDLVVNPEAELFFEVHMDTIDIRAKPFVRGNIVYGTGASDVKGGLASVLLMLESLKKENGELNVGVVFVSDEEKGGMGSALFMERYKPKMAIVLEPTDLEVHVAHAGNIEAYFEVDGKEAHGACPESGINAIDQAYKMIEELKALEPFNQKGKYFDAYIGLQELICENPYYLIPALCRGRFEARLLPEQEVEDILDLMEPILEEYTLKYEYTEIWDGYELEEDEEIVQIAKKAMDAVGLDEFGGMRSWTDAINFVYNGTRTIVFGPGNLDISHTKHERIDVRDVVSASEFLREVNKIFGKM; the protein is encoded by the coding sequence ATGAAAGCCGAAAGGGCAAAAGAAATTTTAGTTGAGCTATTAAAGATTCCTTCCCCTTCAGACCATGAAGATCGCCTTGCATTACACATAATGGAATTCCTTCATAAACTTGACTATGAAGTCCATATAGAGAGTGATGGAAGAGTAATTGATTTAGTTGTCAATCCCGAAGCTGAACTCTTCTTTGAGGTTCACATGGACACAATAGATATAAGAGCAAAACCTTTCGTGAGAGGAAATATAGTTTATGGTACTGGAGCAAGTGACGTAAAAGGTGGACTTGCCAGTGTACTCCTCATGTTGGAGAGTTTGAAAAAAGAGAATGGCGAACTAAACGTTGGAGTCGTCTTTGTGAGTGATGAAGAAAAAGGCGGAATGGGCTCAGCATTGTTCATGGAACGTTACAAACCAAAGATGGCTATCGTACTTGAGCCTACGGACTTAGAAGTACATGTAGCTCACGCAGGTAACATTGAAGCATATTTCGAAGTAGATGGAAAAGAGGCCCATGGTGCCTGCCCAGAAAGCGGAATAAATGCAATCGACCAAGCTTACAAAATGATTGAAGAACTCAAGGCTCTTGAGCCCTTTAACCAGAAGGGCAAATACTTCGATGCGTACATTGGCCTTCAAGAACTGATATGTGAGAACCCATATTATTTAATCCCCGCTTTATGTAGGGGACGATTTGAGGCAAGATTATTACCAGAGCAAGAGGTCGAGGATATTCTAGACCTCATGGAACCAATACTTGAAGAATATACACTCAAATATGAGTATACTGAGATATGGGATGGATATGAACTTGAGGAGGATGAAGAGATCGTCCAAATAGCTAAAAAGGCCATGGATGCGGTGGGTCTAGACGAATTTGGAGGAATGCGGAGCTGGACAGACGCCATAAACTTTGTGTACAACGGTACAAGAACTATTGTCTTCGGGCCAGGGAACCTTGACATCTCACACACCAAACATGAACGTATAGATGTTAGAGACGTGGTTAGCGCCAGTGAGTTCCTAAGAGAAGTAAATAAAATTTTTGGGAAAATGTAG